One segment of Hemibagrus wyckioides isolate EC202008001 linkage group LG05, SWU_Hwy_1.0, whole genome shotgun sequence DNA contains the following:
- the tpk2 gene encoding thiamin pyrophosphokinase 2 isoform X1 — translation MSTTLFSWSEKMLQLLRRMNSFYLAGSSLEKCLRFEVAGQQVGWVRPGVASVLQRYPEVFCTVGGALELCPTLDSYERRTRAVEIVLQALREEAEFTCLKGWRNEKYAVMPRFCDPPLMHMERAATSLFGVKRYGVHINGFSRGRDGKLSMWLSRRSNTKQTYPGKLDNLAAGGLASGCSVKHTLVKECEEEACIPPSLAQRARPVGTISYTYEDDEGVFPECQFVYDLELSSDFKPQIGDGEVQEFYFYPIDKVKELIVSEEFKPNCAMVVLDFLIRHSVIEPDSESYYQEFVAGLHRSL, via the exons ATGAGCACGACGTTGTTTTCATGGTCGGAAAAAATGCTGCAGCTTCTCCGCCGGATGAACAGCTTTTATTTAGCAG GTTCTAGTCTAGAGAAATGTCTCCGGTTCGAGGTAGCAGGTCAGCAGGTGGGCTGGGTCCGGCCGGGCGTGGCCTCAGTGCTGCAGCGTTACCCGGAGGTATTCTGTACAGTAGGGGGCGCTTTAGAGCTCTGCCCCACGCTGGACTCGTATGAGCGCAGGACACGAGCGGTGGAGATCGTGCTGCAGGCACTCAGAGAGGAGGCGGAGTTTACGTGTCTAAAGGGGTGGAGAAATGAG AAGTATGCGGTGATGCCGAGGTTCTGCGACCCTCCGCTGATGCACATGGAGAGAGCAGCGACAA GTCTGTTCGGAGTGAAGCGATACGGCGTCCACATTAACGGATTCAGTCGAGGCAGAGACGGGAAGCTGAGCATGTGGCTCAGCAGGAGATCCAACACTAAACAGACTTATCCTGGAAAACTGGACAACCTG gcagcaGGGGGTCTAGCGTCCGGCTgcagtgttaaacacacacTAGTGAAAGAGTGTGAGGAGGAAGCGTGTATCCCTCCATCACTGGCGCAGAGAGCGCGACCCGTAGGAACCATCAG CTACACGTATGAGGATGACGAGGGCGTGTTCCCCGAGTGCCAGTTCGTCTATGATTTGGAGCTCTCGAGCGATTTCAAGCCTCAGATCGGAGACGGAGAAGTGCAGGAGTTTTATTTCTACCCCATCGATAAG gtgaaggAACTGATCGTAAGTGAGGAGTTTAAGCCGAATTGCGCCATGGTGGTGCTGGATTTCCTCATCAGACACTCTGTCATAGAACCCGACTCAG AGTCGTATTATCAGGAGTTTGTCGCCGGGCTGCACCGATCCTTATAG
- the rhoaa gene encoding rho-related GTP-binding protein RhoA-A, which produces MAAIRKKLVIVGDGACGKTCLLIVFSKDQFPEVYVPTVFENYVADIEVDGKQVELALWDTAGQEDYDRLRPLSYPDTDVILMCFSIDSPDSLENIPEKWTPEVKHFCPNVPIILVGNKKDLRNDEHTRRELAKMKQEPVKAEEGKDMANRINAAGYLECSAKTKDGVREVFEMATRAALQAKKRSKKNACDLL; this is translated from the exons ATGGCAGCGATTCGTAAGAAGTTGGTGATTGTGGGAGATGGAGCATGTGGAAAGACGTGTCTGCTCATCGTTTTTAGTAAGGACCAGTTTCCTGAAGTCTACGTCCCCACAGTCTTCGAGAATTACGTGGCAGACATTGAGGTGGACGGTAAACAG gtggaGCTGGCACTGTGGGACACGGCAGGACAGGAAGACTATGACAGACTGAGGCCACTCTCCTACCCTGACACTGATGTCATCCTCATGTGCTTCTCCATCGACAGCCCTGACAGTCTGG AGAACATTCCAGAGAAATGGACCCCAGAGGTGAAGCACTTCTGTCCCAACGTCCCCATCATCCTGGTGGGAAACAAGAAGGACCTTCGGAATGACGAACACACACGCAGGGAGCTGGCCAAGATGAAACAG GAGCCTGTTAAAGCAGAAGAGGGCAAAGACATGGCCAATCGCATCAACGCTGCCGGTTACCTTGAGTGTTCTGCCAAAACTAAAGACGGCGTGAGGGAGGTGTTTGAAATGGCCACCAGGGCAGCGCTGCAGGCCAAGAAACGTAGCAAGAAGAACGCTTGCGATCTCCTATAA
- the tpk2 gene encoding thiamin pyrophosphokinase 2 isoform X2 gives MSTTLFSWSEKMLQLLRRMNSFYLAGSSLEKCLRFEVAGQQVGWVRPGVASVLQRYPEVFCTVGGALELCPTLDSYERRTRAVEIVLQALREEAEFTCLKGWRNEKYAVMPRFCDPPLMHMERAATSLFGVKRYGVHINGFSRGRDGKLSMWLSRRSNTKQTYPGKLDNLAAGGLASGCSVKHTLVKECEEEACIPPSLAQRARPVGTISYTYEDDEGVFPECQFVYDLELSSDFKPQIGDGEVQEFYFYPIDKVLH, from the exons ATGAGCACGACGTTGTTTTCATGGTCGGAAAAAATGCTGCAGCTTCTCCGCCGGATGAACAGCTTTTATTTAGCAG GTTCTAGTCTAGAGAAATGTCTCCGGTTCGAGGTAGCAGGTCAGCAGGTGGGCTGGGTCCGGCCGGGCGTGGCCTCAGTGCTGCAGCGTTACCCGGAGGTATTCTGTACAGTAGGGGGCGCTTTAGAGCTCTGCCCCACGCTGGACTCGTATGAGCGCAGGACACGAGCGGTGGAGATCGTGCTGCAGGCACTCAGAGAGGAGGCGGAGTTTACGTGTCTAAAGGGGTGGAGAAATGAG AAGTATGCGGTGATGCCGAGGTTCTGCGACCCTCCGCTGATGCACATGGAGAGAGCAGCGACAA GTCTGTTCGGAGTGAAGCGATACGGCGTCCACATTAACGGATTCAGTCGAGGCAGAGACGGGAAGCTGAGCATGTGGCTCAGCAGGAGATCCAACACTAAACAGACTTATCCTGGAAAACTGGACAACCTG gcagcaGGGGGTCTAGCGTCCGGCTgcagtgttaaacacacacTAGTGAAAGAGTGTGAGGAGGAAGCGTGTATCCCTCCATCACTGGCGCAGAGAGCGCGACCCGTAGGAACCATCAG CTACACGTATGAGGATGACGAGGGCGTGTTCCCCGAGTGCCAGTTCGTCTATGATTTGGAGCTCTCGAGCGATTTCAAGCCTCAGATCGGAGACGGAGAAGTGCAGGAGTTTTATTTCTACCCCATCGATAAG gttctccactag